The following are encoded together in the Acidobacteriota bacterium genome:
- a CDS encoding threonine synthase, producing MEPDSESMERWAQGLVCSATGVRASLDEPAFLSPAGKPWLVSYELDRQRGETLARDLHHRPWTLWRYRELLPVSDFHGRVDLGEGGTPVVRLRRAYPDGARVFVKNEAGNPTGSFKDRGLSLAVNRARELGAPGVQLPSAGNAGVSAAAYAAAAGLPCRVGLPEDTPATVVERCRRFGAEVIESGGTLVDAGAALQELGGGFWDLSTLREPYRAEGKKTMGFEVAEQFGWRLPDWIVYPTGGGTGIVGMAKAFAELRGLGLLSGPSAKFAVVQMAGCAPIVRAYEEGDQHADPWEAPDTRVWGLRVPRAIGDFLVLRAVRESGGTAVAVEEDVVAEMTRRMAAREGLLIGPETAASMAAVARLRDSGTIRRGESVLVFATGHPANYV from the coding sequence ATGGAGCCGGACAGTGAGAGCATGGAGCGCTGGGCCCAGGGCCTGGTTTGCTCCGCTACCGGAGTCAGGGCGTCTCTGGACGAGCCGGCCTTCCTTTCGCCCGCCGGCAAGCCGTGGCTCGTAAGCTACGAACTGGATCGCCAGCGGGGCGAGACCCTCGCGCGCGATCTCCATCACCGACCGTGGACCTTGTGGCGGTACCGCGAGTTGCTGCCGGTGTCCGACTTCCACGGTCGGGTCGATCTGGGGGAAGGCGGCACTCCCGTCGTGCGGCTTCGCCGCGCGTATCCCGACGGCGCGAGAGTCTTCGTCAAGAACGAGGCGGGAAATCCGACGGGTTCGTTCAAGGACCGGGGCCTTTCCCTGGCCGTGAACCGCGCCCGGGAACTCGGCGCCCCCGGCGTCCAGCTTCCGAGCGCCGGCAACGCGGGCGTTTCGGCCGCGGCCTACGCCGCGGCGGCCGGGTTGCCCTGCCGTGTGGGGCTGCCGGAAGACACTCCGGCGACCGTTGTTGAACGTTGCCGTCGATTCGGCGCGGAGGTGATCGAGTCGGGCGGCACGCTGGTCGATGCCGGCGCCGCGCTGCAGGAACTTGGCGGCGGTTTCTGGGATCTGTCGACCCTGCGCGAGCCGTACCGTGCCGAGGGCAAGAAGACGATGGGTTTCGAGGTCGCCGAACAGTTTGGCTGGCGGCTGCCGGACTGGATCGTCTATCCGACCGGCGGTGGCACGGGCATCGTCGGCATGGCGAAGGCCTTCGCCGAACTCCGCGGGCTGGGCCTTCTGAGCGGACCGTCCGCGAAGTTCGCGGTCGTCCAGATGGCGGGCTGCGCACCGATCGTGCGGGCCTACGAGGAGGGTGACCAGCATGCCGATCCCTGGGAAGCGCCGGATACCCGCGTCTGGGGCCTGCGGGTGCCGCGAGCGATCGGCGACTTCCTGGTTCTACGGGCGGTGCGCGAGAGCGGTGGAACGGCGGTCGCTGTCGAGGAGGACGTGGTGGCGGAGATGACGCGGAGAATGGCGGCGCGGGAGGGGCTCCTGATCGGCCCCGAAACCGCGGCGTCGATGGCTGCGGTCGCCCGGCTCAGGGACTCCGGTACCATCCGTCGCGGCGAGTCCGTGCTGGTCTTCGCTACCGGCCATCCGGCCAACTACGTCTAG
- a CDS encoding sodium:alanine symporter family protein, with translation MPEQVFGSIADGVNGLLGPVAGWLEGLVWNTPPQAPILALVLLGTGLFVTVRLGLIQLRGFRHAWAILGGKYNDPDDEGDLVHFQALTTALSATVGIGNIAGVAIAIRMGGPGALFWMWVTAFFGMALKFAECTLAVEYRRVHGDGSVSGGPMYYIEKGLGANWKWMAMLFAGLAVICSFGTGNMNQANTMADQLESQFGLAPVWSGLVFASLVALVIIGGIRRIGRVTSILAPGMAVIYVGGALFILLANIDQVPASFALIVEQAFRPTSMVGGAAGSFLMTMMWGIRRGLFSNEAGQGSAPIAHATAKTDEPVREGLVASLEPFIDTLVICTMTGLVIVTTDAWRDAAPQSFGLDEVEGIHRVLEDDSELLTARDERAGVGGGALEVVDGAASGSFVFLNATIVDARLVDGEGTAWSGRLELGADGSLRAEGSEPRIEGGALLNGAPLTARAFSLGLPGSRGDLIVTLSVLLFAVSTAISWSYYGDRSTEYLFGERAIPVYRWIYVGFFFMGCLLPLTTVWTFGDVALGLMSFPNLISLLLLSGVVTGLTRSYFRRHLGKGSGGGND, from the coding sequence ATGCCCGAGCAGGTGTTCGGTTCGATTGCGGATGGTGTGAACGGACTGCTCGGACCGGTGGCCGGCTGGCTGGAGGGTCTGGTCTGGAACACGCCGCCGCAGGCGCCCATTCTGGCCCTCGTGTTACTGGGCACCGGCCTGTTCGTGACCGTTCGGCTCGGCCTGATCCAGTTGCGGGGCTTCCGGCACGCCTGGGCCATTCTCGGCGGCAAGTACAACGATCCGGACGACGAAGGCGACCTGGTTCATTTTCAGGCGTTGACCACGGCTCTTTCCGCGACGGTGGGCATCGGCAACATCGCCGGCGTCGCGATCGCGATTCGCATGGGAGGTCCCGGGGCCCTGTTCTGGATGTGGGTGACGGCGTTCTTCGGCATGGCGCTCAAGTTCGCGGAGTGCACGCTGGCCGTGGAGTACCGGCGGGTGCATGGGGACGGTTCCGTGTCCGGTGGTCCCATGTACTACATCGAGAAGGGCCTGGGGGCGAACTGGAAATGGATGGCGATGCTGTTCGCCGGCCTGGCCGTCATCTGCTCGTTCGGAACCGGCAACATGAACCAGGCGAACACGATGGCCGATCAGCTCGAGTCCCAGTTCGGCCTGGCGCCGGTCTGGAGCGGCCTCGTCTTCGCCTCTCTCGTCGCCCTCGTGATCATCGGCGGCATTCGCCGCATCGGGAGGGTGACCTCGATTCTCGCTCCCGGAATGGCCGTGATCTACGTTGGCGGGGCTCTCTTCATCCTGCTGGCGAACATAGACCAGGTGCCGGCGAGCTTCGCCCTGATCGTGGAGCAGGCGTTCCGGCCGACCTCTATGGTCGGCGGCGCCGCCGGTTCCTTCCTGATGACGATGATGTGGGGCATCCGGCGCGGTCTGTTCAGCAACGAGGCGGGGCAGGGCAGCGCGCCAATCGCACACGCCACGGCCAAGACGGACGAACCGGTTCGCGAGGGTCTCGTGGCCTCGCTGGAGCCCTTCATCGACACCCTGGTCATCTGCACGATGACCGGTCTGGTGATCGTGACGACGGACGCCTGGCGCGACGCCGCACCCCAGAGCTTCGGTCTTGACGAGGTCGAGGGCATTCACCGGGTGCTCGAAGACGACTCCGAGCTTCTGACTGCGCGGGACGAGCGCGCCGGCGTGGGCGGCGGCGCGCTCGAGGTCGTGGACGGAGCCGCCAGTGGCTCGTTCGTGTTTCTCAACGCGACGATCGTCGACGCGCGCCTCGTGGACGGCGAGGGTACCGCCTGGAGCGGCAGGCTGGAGTTGGGCGCCGACGGCTCCCTTCGCGCCGAGGGGTCCGAGCCGCGAATCGAGGGCGGAGCCCTGCTGAACGGCGCGCCCCTGACGGCCCGCGCCTTCAGCCTCGGTCTTCCGGGCAGCCGCGGCGACCTGATCGTCACCCTCTCGGTGCTGCTGTTCGCCGTGTCGACGGCTATCTCGTGGTCGTACTACGGCGACCGCTCGACCGAGTACCTCTTCGGAGAGAGGGCGATTCCGGTCTACCGCTGGATCTACGTCGGCTTCTTCTTCATGGGTTGCCTGCTGCCGCTGACCACCGTGTGGACCTTCGGCGACGTCGCGCTCGGCCTGATGTCCTTCCCCAACCTCATCTCGCTGCTCCTGCTCTCGGGGGTGGTCACCGGCTTGACCAGGTCCTACTTCCGCCGCCACCTCGGGAAGGGAAGCGGCGGCGGCAATGACTGA
- a CDS encoding protein kinase encodes MSQRIGHFEILRRLEAKAGAASYLGRDTRDESSVVVDTWVTENAEAQALFLKRAAAVGRLEHASIARILDFGIDGATSCRIEQCLGAETLAARLERCDRLPIRTALGWLAQVARALEYAHGLGVVHGDIHPGAITISSDDDAAVRGFANPRPRAHARYSAPELLRGENADVPTDIYAFGALTHRVLTFQPTGAATTSGRLKSKDRRLLQKAIRAQIPSHVARSLVSVLDACLREDPGKRAANFTPIVSAIEEAHRDLLAETKSHETPSQDVPKDWTATSVQTPQTSDSSLIEVEINGGAASPEPTSPPTLDRVADAIRRPRRSRLRRRWLTFATVAGTALWLGGTLWWSKGSPLAGSEAPAPQNEAPVERQAVAAETGSEEPATQPVSPGTLEEPEARLPDASPAVSRGIGRLALAPAWDPHITVSIDGEAPVLLDRRRVFEVEAEVDHLLTFELATRDFQIREQVVTQVGVGRLLETPVPLVRPGAVSIAAATGSERPVFVRIGDEAIGWTPIRDLPVPAGTHMLSLLRNPRWQPDDRIDQKIQVNARQETTVQFDLESEPVVLIVNGRRIEYVPPQPEAAPEPARLSETSAPTARATAPTD; translated from the coding sequence ATGAGTCAACGAATTGGTCACTTTGAGATTCTCCGCCGCCTCGAAGCGAAGGCTGGAGCAGCCTCCTATCTCGGTCGCGACACGCGGGACGAAAGCTCCGTCGTCGTCGACACCTGGGTCACGGAGAACGCCGAAGCTCAGGCCCTGTTCCTGAAGCGGGCCGCAGCCGTGGGAAGGCTGGAACACGCCTCGATCGCCCGGATTCTCGACTTCGGAATCGACGGCGCGACGTCCTGTCGAATCGAGCAGTGCCTGGGCGCCGAAACCCTGGCGGCACGACTCGAACGCTGCGACAGACTCCCGATCCGGACGGCTCTGGGCTGGCTGGCGCAGGTCGCGCGCGCACTGGAGTACGCACATGGCCTGGGCGTCGTCCACGGAGATATCCACCCCGGTGCCATCACGATTAGCTCCGACGACGACGCCGCGGTCCGGGGTTTCGCGAATCCGCGACCGCGCGCGCACGCCAGGTACAGCGCACCGGAGTTGCTGCGCGGCGAGAACGCCGATGTGCCGACAGACATCTACGCGTTCGGTGCGCTCACGCATCGAGTGCTGACCTTTCAACCGACCGGCGCCGCGACAACCTCGGGCCGGTTGAAGTCGAAAGATCGGCGTCTCCTGCAAAAGGCGATCAGGGCTCAGATCCCGTCGCACGTCGCGAGATCGCTTGTTTCCGTTCTCGACGCCTGCCTCAGGGAGGATCCCGGCAAGCGTGCGGCGAACTTCACCCCCATCGTCAGCGCCATCGAGGAGGCCCACCGGGATCTCCTCGCCGAGACCAAAAGCCACGAAACGCCGTCGCAGGACGTGCCGAAGGACTGGACGGCAACCTCGGTACAGACACCGCAAACCTCCGACTCCTCACTGATCGAAGTCGAGATCAACGGAGGCGCCGCATCTCCGGAGCCGACCTCCCCGCCGACTCTCGACCGGGTCGCCGACGCGATCCGCCGGCCGCGCCGTTCCCGCCTTCGTCGCCGCTGGCTGACTTTCGCCACGGTCGCCGGAACGGCGCTCTGGCTCGGCGGCACGCTTTGGTGGTCGAAGGGCAGCCCGCTCGCCGGCTCGGAAGCGCCTGCGCCGCAGAACGAAGCGCCGGTCGAACGGCAGGCTGTGGCCGCCGAGACCGGAAGCGAGGAGCCCGCCACGCAGCCCGTCAGTCCGGGTACGCTCGAGGAACCCGAAGCACGACTCCCGGACGCCTCACCAGCCGTCAGCCGGGGCATCGGCCGTCTCGCCCTCGCGCCCGCCTGGGATCCGCACATCACCGTCTCCATCGACGGCGAGGCGCCCGTGCTCCTCGACCGTAGAAGGGTCTTCGAGGTGGAAGCCGAGGTCGACCACCTGCTGACCTTCGAACTCGCCACTCGCGACTTCCAGATCCGGGAACAGGTCGTGACCCAGGTCGGCGTCGGCCGGCTGCTGGAGACGCCGGTGCCACTGGTTCGGCCTGGCGCGGTCAGCATCGCGGCGGCGACCGGATCGGAACGTCCCGTCTTCGTCCGCATCGGTGATGAAGCGATCGGCTGGACGCCCATCCGCGACCTGCCCGTCCCCGCGGGCACCCACATGCTCAGCCTCCTCCGAAACCCCAGGTGGCAGCCGGACGACCGGATCGACCAGAAGATCCAGGTGAACGCCAGGCAGGAGACGACGGTCCAGTTCGACCTCGAATCCGAGCCGGTCGTCCTGATCGTCAACGGCCGGAGAATCGAGTACGTTCCACCGCAACCGGAAGCGGCACCGGAACCAGCCCGGCTCTCGGAGACGTCCGCGCCGACCGCGCGCGCCACGGCGCCGACGGACTGA
- the radC gene encoding DNA repair protein RadC: protein MRGNDRPTTMLREIPSEERPRERLLAHGAGVLSDCELIAILLRTGHRGCSVVDLARDLLYDEGRGLGGLPALALLVEHDLPSLRRKGLGDAKAATVLAAVELARRLARAQLPERRPLGSVAALARYLNLRYARRDQEAMGAIYVDVRGRIISEREHFVGGLDRTSVEPRAVLKEALRLGATAVAIFHNHPSGDPEPSPEDIAFTRRLSRAAAAVGIDLVDHLVLAGGRRWVSLRERRLL from the coding sequence ATGCGCGGGAACGACAGGCCGACCACGATGCTCCGGGAAATCCCATCAGAAGAACGTCCCCGGGAGCGATTGCTCGCCCACGGCGCCGGAGTTCTGAGCGACTGCGAGCTGATCGCCATCCTGCTGCGCACCGGTCACCGTGGCTGTTCCGTTGTCGATCTTGCCCGCGATCTGCTCTACGACGAGGGCCGGGGCCTGGGCGGCCTGCCGGCGCTCGCCCTCCTGGTGGAGCACGATCTGCCGTCGCTGCGGCGGAAGGGGTTGGGGGACGCCAAGGCGGCCACCGTGCTGGCCGCGGTGGAGCTGGCCCGCAGGCTGGCGCGGGCCCAACTGCCCGAACGGCGGCCTCTGGGCAGCGTCGCCGCGCTCGCCCGATACCTCAATCTTCGCTACGCGCGCCGCGACCAGGAAGCCATGGGGGCGATCTACGTGGACGTCCGAGGCCGCATCATCTCCGAGCGCGAGCACTTCGTCGGCGGCCTCGACCGCACGTCCGTGGAACCGCGGGCGGTGCTCAAGGAAGCGCTCCGTCTGGGCGCGACGGCGGTGGCAATCTTCCACAACCATCCCAGCGGCGATCCCGAGCCCAGCCCCGAGGACATCGCCTTCACCCGCCGCCTGAGCCGTGCCGCCGCCGCCGTCGGCATCGACCTCGTCGACCACCTCGTCCTCGCCGGCGGCCGGCGCTGGGTCTCCCTGCGCGAGCGCCGGTTGCTGTAG
- the speB gene encoding agmatinase, producing MRGTDLSTFLRLDVPATEPVVAVLPVPYERTTSWGRGAENGPEALLLASHYVELYDEELDVEPCRIGIETLPPVDVDGSDESVLQRMSAAAETTLRKGRFLAAVGGEHTVTPALVRGTLNTGAANLGVVQFDAHADLRQTYGGTAWNHACAMSRVLDLGLPTLAVGIRSLTRPEAERIANERLPIIWAEQLDALPRPELEALFDGLLASLPDTVYLTFDLDFFDPSVLPATGTPEPGGGTWYQALMLLRRLFERKQVIAMDVVELAPIPGNAASDFTAAKLLYKCIGYRFRRELAGMAGT from the coding sequence ATGCGCGGCACCGACCTCTCGACGTTTCTGAGACTCGACGTTCCCGCCACGGAACCCGTCGTCGCCGTCCTTCCCGTTCCCTACGAGCGGACCACCTCGTGGGGACGCGGCGCCGAGAACGGCCCGGAGGCCCTGCTCCTCGCGTCGCACTACGTCGAGCTCTACGACGAAGAACTCGACGTGGAGCCCTGCCGCATCGGCATCGAGACACTGCCGCCGGTGGATGTCGACGGAAGCGACGAGTCGGTCCTGCAACGAATGAGCGCCGCCGCTGAAACCACCCTCCGGAAAGGGCGGTTCCTGGCCGCCGTCGGCGGCGAGCACACGGTAACGCCGGCGCTGGTCCGCGGCACGCTGAACACCGGCGCGGCGAATCTGGGCGTGGTCCAGTTCGACGCCCACGCGGACCTCCGTCAGACCTATGGCGGCACCGCCTGGAACCATGCCTGCGCGATGAGCCGCGTGCTGGATCTCGGTCTGCCGACGCTGGCCGTCGGTATCCGTTCGCTGACCCGGCCGGAGGCGGAGCGGATCGCGAACGAGCGCCTGCCGATCATCTGGGCGGAACAACTCGACGCCCTTCCCCGGCCGGAACTCGAGGCCCTGTTCGACGGGCTCCTCGCCTCCTTGCCCGACACGGTCTATCTGACCTTCGACCTCGACTTCTTCGATCCGTCCGTGCTGCCCGCGACCGGAACGCCTGAGCCAGGCGGCGGCACCTGGTATCAAGCGTTGATGCTGCTGCGACGGCTGTTCGAGCGCAAGCAGGTGATCGCGATGGACGTGGTCGAACTGGCTCCGATCCCGGGCAACGCCGCCAGCGACTTCACCGCCGCCAAGCTGCTCTACAAGTGCATCGGCTACCGCTTCCGGCGAGAGCTGGCCGGCATGGCCGGCACCTGA
- the larC gene encoding nickel pincer cofactor biosynthesis protein LarC encodes MADGPVHLHLDCASGISGDMFLGACLDLGLPVSLLEEMVERLGLDGVELRVERAKRGGLAGVRFSVLRDGQPVEGAGSEGASHRRLSTILRMIEESGLSAGVVARASALFRRLGEAEAQVHGVGLEEVHFHEVGADDSIVDLVGAAVALEHFGPARVSSSTVVVGSGTVSTRHGVMPVPAPATALLLEGVPITSGGTSGELTTPTGAVIVREFVEEFEPSATAAPRRIESHGIGLGSRELADRPNALRLQRVTPITSAGGPWRQVAVLECQLDDATGEAIGYAAESLLEAGALDVFTTAVQMKKSRPGVAVTVICRPEQSSELAERLLLETGSLGCRRTVVDRLEAERSFSTVTTPFGEVRLKQAAISGRPLGSAPEYEDVRRIAREQGVPLRDIYRAALRASD; translated from the coding sequence ATGGCGGATGGGCCTGTTCACCTGCATCTGGATTGCGCGAGCGGGATCTCGGGGGACATGTTTCTGGGGGCGTGTCTGGACCTGGGGCTGCCGGTGTCGTTGCTCGAGGAGATGGTCGAACGGTTGGGTCTGGATGGGGTCGAGTTGCGGGTGGAGCGCGCGAAGCGGGGAGGTCTGGCGGGGGTTCGGTTCTCCGTGCTGCGGGACGGGCAACCGGTCGAGGGGGCAGGTAGCGAGGGTGCTTCGCATCGGCGGCTATCGACGATCCTGCGCATGATCGAGGAGAGCGGTTTGAGCGCCGGTGTCGTCGCGCGCGCCTCGGCCCTGTTCCGGCGACTGGGGGAGGCGGAGGCTCAGGTTCACGGCGTTGGCCTGGAGGAGGTCCACTTTCACGAGGTCGGCGCCGACGACTCGATCGTCGACCTGGTCGGCGCGGCGGTCGCGCTCGAGCACTTCGGGCCGGCCCGGGTTTCCTCGTCGACTGTCGTCGTGGGGAGCGGCACTGTCTCGACGCGTCACGGCGTGATGCCGGTGCCCGCGCCCGCGACGGCGCTCTTGCTGGAGGGCGTTCCGATCACTTCCGGCGGGACCTCCGGCGAACTCACGACACCCACCGGCGCCGTCATCGTGAGGGAGTTCGTCGAGGAGTTCGAACCGTCCGCGACAGCTGCTCCGCGGCGAATCGAGAGCCACGGGATCGGACTCGGCAGCCGCGAGCTGGCAGACCGTCCGAATGCACTTCGACTCCAACGCGTGACGCCCATCACCTCCGCGGGTGGACCGTGGCGCCAGGTCGCGGTCCTTGAGTGCCAGCTAGACGACGCAACGGGGGAGGCGATCGGCTATGCCGCGGAGTCCCTTCTGGAAGCCGGCGCCCTCGACGTCTTCACGACCGCCGTACAGATGAAGAAGTCCCGGCCTGGCGTGGCCGTCACCGTCATCTGCCGCCCGGAGCAGTCCTCGGAACTAGCCGAGCGCCTCCTTCTCGAGACCGGCTCCCTCGGCTGCCGTCGCACCGTCGTCGACCGCCTGGAAGCCGAACGCTCCTTCTCCACGGTGACGACCCCCTTCGGTGAAGTGAGGCTCAAACAAGCGGCCATTTCCGGCCGGCCCCTCGGGTCTGCACCCGAGTACGAAGACGTCCGCCGAATCGCCCGTGAACAGGGAGTCCCCTTGCGGGACATCTACCGCGCGGCTCTCCGCGCCTCCGACTGA
- a CDS encoding DASS family sodium-coupled anion symporter — MTEKDRGVGPIAVAGLIGAPILAALVYFAIPEAVVSADGEVVSGLSSAGRAVAAVGVLMAALWLTEALPVPATALIPLAAMPLLTGGELGVREVAAPYAHPNIYLFMGGFMIALAMQTWGLHRRLALRIILLVGTRPRRVVLGFMTASAALSMWISNTATTVMMLPIALSVIALVRRRLGAAAAPPGRTFPFALCLLLGTAYGASIGGVATKIGTPPNLEMMAFVSDNYGREITFAQWLPFGFGLSVLFLPLAWIVLTRVAFPLRMREVPGGAELIRNELRKMGPMSGPEKGVLAIFAATAALWTTGTWLARIEIGSVAPLAGLTDSGIAIGAALCLFAAPVDLRRGVFLLSWKKALEAPWGILVLFGGGLSLAASIRATGVDRFIGGLLQVLEGTPVLILVLGAAGLLILLTEVTSNTATTVTFLPILAATAAVIDVDPLLLIVPATLAASCAFMMPVATPPNAIVFGSGEITIPQMVRAGVWLNLIGLVLIVFWVYVAGGLIGV, encoded by the coding sequence ATGACTGAGAAGGACCGCGGCGTCGGCCCGATCGCCGTCGCCGGGCTGATCGGAGCACCGATCCTCGCGGCGCTGGTCTACTTCGCCATCCCCGAAGCCGTGGTGAGCGCGGACGGCGAGGTCGTCTCCGGTCTGTCCTCCGCCGGCAGGGCGGTGGCCGCCGTCGGCGTCCTGATGGCAGCGTTGTGGCTCACCGAGGCGCTGCCGGTGCCGGCCACGGCGCTCATCCCGCTGGCAGCGATGCCGCTGCTGACGGGCGGCGAACTCGGCGTCCGCGAGGTTGCGGCTCCCTACGCCCACCCGAACATCTATCTCTTCATGGGCGGCTTCATGATCGCCCTGGCGATGCAGACCTGGGGTCTGCATCGGAGACTCGCGCTTCGCATCATCCTGCTCGTGGGCACCCGTCCGCGCCGCGTCGTGCTCGGCTTCATGACCGCGAGCGCCGCCCTCAGCATGTGGATCTCGAACACGGCCACGACGGTCATGATGCTGCCCATCGCCCTCTCGGTCATCGCCCTCGTGCGCCGCCGCCTGGGCGCCGCGGCGGCGCCGCCGGGACGAACCTTTCCCTTCGCTCTCTGCCTGCTGCTGGGCACGGCCTACGGCGCCTCGATCGGTGGCGTCGCAACGAAGATCGGCACGCCTCCGAACCTGGAGATGATGGCCTTCGTGAGCGACAACTACGGTCGCGAGATCACGTTCGCCCAGTGGCTGCCATTCGGCTTCGGCCTGAGCGTACTGTTCCTGCCCCTGGCCTGGATCGTACTGACGCGGGTCGCCTTCCCGCTGCGTATGCGCGAAGTGCCGGGAGGCGCGGAACTCATCCGCAACGAGCTGCGGAAGATGGGGCCGATGTCGGGACCCGAGAAGGGCGTGCTCGCCATCTTCGCCGCCACCGCAGCGCTGTGGACGACGGGCACCTGGCTGGCGCGGATCGAGATCGGAAGTGTCGCGCCGTTAGCGGGGCTGACGGATTCGGGGATCGCGATCGGCGCAGCGCTGTGCCTGTTCGCCGCGCCGGTCGATCTGCGTCGCGGCGTGTTCCTGCTGAGCTGGAAGAAGGCGCTCGAAGCGCCCTGGGGCATCCTGGTGCTGTTCGGCGGCGGGCTGAGCCTCGCCGCCTCCATTCGCGCCACGGGAGTCGACCGGTTCATCGGCGGTCTGCTCCAGGTGCTCGAAGGGACGCCCGTGCTGATCCTCGTGCTGGGCGCGGCCGGGCTCCTCATCCTGCTGACCGAAGTGACGAGCAATACGGCAACGACGGTCACGTTCCTGCCGATCCTGGCGGCGACCGCGGCCGTCATCGACGTGGATCCGCTGCTCCTGATCGTTCCGGCCACGCTGGCGGCGAGCTGCGCCTTCATGATGCCCGTGGCGACGCCGCCGAACGCGATCGTCTTCGGTTCCGGGGAGATCACGATTCCGCAGATGGTCCGGGCCGGAGTGTGGCTGAATCTGATCGGCCTGGTGCTGATCGTCTTCTGGGTGTACGTCGCCGGCGGCCTGATCGGCGTCTGA